A region from the Mesorhizobium sp. J8 genome encodes:
- a CDS encoding acyl carrier protein, whose amino-acid sequence MADQLTTEIIEKIKAHADTGGEEITASTDLGTLGIHSLELTEIIFDLEEKYGIEIEMNTVDAWSNLKNVGDMVEAVRELIAKKA is encoded by the coding sequence ATGGCTGACCAACTGACGACCGAGATCATCGAAAAGATCAAAGCGCATGCCGACACTGGCGGCGAGGAAATCACCGCCAGCACCGATCTCGGAACGCTCGGCATCCATTCGCTGGAGTTGACCGAGATCATCTTCGATCTCGAGGAAAAATACGGCATCGAGATCGAGATGAACACGGTCGATGCCTGGAGCAATCTCAAGAACGTCGGCGACATGGTCGAGGCGGTTCGCGAACTGATCGCGAAAAAAGCCTGA
- a CDS encoding urease accessory protein UreD: MPLAAAPLPAAQRVAGRARLFCGKSEGRTRLQRLYQDGSAKIRLPAVEGDPLEAVLINTAGGMTGGDRLGWTIEVGAGASASITTQACEKVYRAAADRAETSVGLRVGPGGRIAWLPQETIVFDRAAFARTLDVELGDEAEALLLEATLFGRLAMGERAVRGSFHDRWRVRQGGALIHAEDFRLGPEIAATLRRPAATGGALAVATLLFVSPQAESLLDEARAIIGDPGIGGPVISEGGGASFWSVGRSGKLLARLCAGDGYQLRKRLVPLVELLNGRAGLPKLWSL, translated from the coding sequence TTGCCTTTGGCCGCCGCTCCTTTGCCTGCCGCGCAACGTGTTGCCGGGCGAGCCAGGCTTTTCTGCGGCAAGAGCGAGGGCCGGACGCGCCTGCAGCGGCTCTACCAGGACGGATCGGCCAAGATCCGCCTGCCGGCGGTAGAAGGCGATCCGCTCGAGGCGGTGCTCATCAACACGGCCGGCGGAATGACCGGCGGCGACCGCCTCGGCTGGACGATCGAGGTCGGCGCCGGCGCCTCCGCCTCCATCACCACCCAGGCCTGCGAGAAGGTCTACCGCGCCGCTGCCGACAGGGCCGAGACAAGCGTCGGCCTGCGGGTCGGTCCGGGCGGCCGCATCGCCTGGCTGCCGCAGGAAACCATCGTTTTCGACCGCGCCGCCTTTGCCCGCACGCTGGATGTCGAGCTTGGCGACGAGGCCGAGGCATTGCTACTGGAAGCCACGCTGTTCGGCCGGCTTGCGATGGGCGAGCGGGCGGTCCGGGGCAGCTTCCACGATCGCTGGCGGGTCCGCCAGGGCGGCGCGCTTATCCATGCGGAGGATTTCCGGCTGGGCCCGGAGATCGCGGCAACGCTGCGGCGGCCGGCGGCGACCGGCGGCGCGCTTGCCGTCGCCACGCTGCTCTTCGTTTCGCCGCAGGCGGAAAGCCTGCTGGACGAGGCCCGCGCCATCATCGGCGATCCCGGCATCGGCGGTCCCGTTATCAGTGAGGGCGGCGGCGCCAGTTTCTGGAGCGTCGGCCGATCTGGCAAGCTTCTTGCGAGGCTGTGCGCCGGCGACGGCTACCAGCTCCGCAAGCGGCTGGTTCCGCTGGTCGAACTGCTCAATGGACGGGCGGGCCTGCCCAAATTGTGGTCACTCTGA
- a CDS encoding urease subunit gamma — protein MNLTPREKDKLLIAMAAMVARKRLERGVKLNHPEAIALITDFVVEGARDGRPVAELMEAGAHVVTRAQVMDGIAEMIHDVQVEATFPDGTKLVTVHEPIR, from the coding sequence ATGAATCTGACGCCGCGTGAAAAGGACAAGCTGCTCATCGCCATGGCGGCGATGGTGGCGCGCAAGCGCCTGGAGCGTGGCGTCAAGCTCAACCATCCAGAAGCCATCGCCCTGATCACCGACTTCGTCGTTGAAGGCGCGCGCGACGGCCGTCCCGTCGCGGAACTGATGGAGGCGGGCGCCCATGTCGTCACCCGTGCCCAGGTCATGGACGGCATTGCCGAGATGATCCACGACGTCCAGGTCGAAGCGACGTTTCCCGACGGCACCAAGCTGGTGACCGTGCATGAACCGATTCGGTGA
- a CDS encoding DUF1272 domain-containing protein: MLELRPNCECCDKDLPPEATDALICTFECTFCAGCVDNVLGGVCPNCGGNFAPRPIRPAAKLTKYPPSTRRVLKAEGCGPRKAA, translated from the coding sequence ATGCTGGAGCTCAGGCCCAATTGCGAATGCTGCGACAAGGATCTGCCGCCGGAAGCGACCGATGCGCTGATCTGCACCTTCGAATGCACCTTCTGCGCCGGCTGCGTCGACAATGTGCTGGGCGGCGTCTGCCCGAATTGCGGCGGCAATTTCGCGCCGCGGCCGATCCGGCCGGCGGCGAAGCTTACGAAATATCCGCCGTCGACCAGGCGCGTGCTCAAGGCCGAAGGCTGCGGCCCGCGCAAGGCTGCTTAA
- a CDS encoding HupE/UreJ family protein yields MIPASTKRTALAAILFLAAAVPAEAHVGAGSTSSFAAGFAHPLSGLDHMTVMIAVGLWAAMKGGKAVWAWPLAFVGVMLAGGALGMLHVPVPFVEPAILASVVALGLLVALAIDLPVAAGIAVIGLFALFHGHAHGTEVPENAGGFDYMAGFAMATALLHGFGIAAGLGLGSRLRGLARAAGAACAAIGLGLAFGVL; encoded by the coding sequence ATGATCCCCGCCTCGACGAAACGAACCGCACTTGCCGCGATCCTTTTCCTGGCAGCCGCCGTGCCGGCTGAAGCCCATGTCGGCGCAGGCTCCACCTCTTCCTTCGCCGCCGGTTTCGCGCATCCGCTGTCCGGGCTCGACCATATGACGGTCATGATCGCCGTGGGCCTGTGGGCGGCGATGAAGGGCGGCAAGGCCGTCTGGGCCTGGCCGCTGGCCTTCGTCGGCGTGATGCTGGCCGGCGGCGCGCTCGGCATGCTGCATGTGCCGGTGCCGTTCGTGGAGCCGGCTATCCTCGCGTCCGTCGTGGCGCTCGGCCTGCTGGTGGCCCTTGCGATCGACCTGCCGGTCGCGGCCGGGATCGCCGTCATCGGCCTGTTCGCGCTGTTCCACGGCCATGCCCATGGCACCGAAGTGCCGGAAAATGCCGGCGGTTTTGACTATATGGCAGGCTTCGCGATGGCCACGGCGCTGCTCCACGGCTTCGGCATCGCGGCCGGTCTCGGGCTGGGCTCGCGCCTCCGCGGCCTGGCGCGCGCCGCCGGCGCCGCCTGCGCGGCGATCGGCCTCGGCCTTGCCTTCGGTGTGTTGTGA
- a CDS encoding urease subunit beta codes for MIPGEVITAKGDMELNKGLPTVTLKVANSGDRPIQVGSHYHFFETNEGLKFDRERARGMRLDIAAGTAMRFEPGQERDVTLVPLGGKREVYGFQQKVMGKL; via the coding sequence ATGATCCCCGGCGAAGTCATCACGGCCAAAGGCGACATGGAGCTGAACAAGGGCCTGCCCACCGTGACGCTCAAGGTCGCAAACAGCGGCGACCGGCCGATCCAGGTCGGCAGCCACTATCATTTCTTCGAGACCAACGAGGGCCTGAAATTCGACCGCGAGCGCGCACGCGGCATGCGGCTCGACATCGCCGCCGGCACCGCCATGCGCTTCGAGCCGGGGCAGGAGCGTGACGTCACCCTGGTGCCGCTGGGCGGCAAGCGCGAGGTCTATGGTTTCCAGCAGAAGGTGATGGGCAAGCTGTGA
- the ureC gene encoding urease subunit alpha, with amino-acid sequence MARISRAAYAQMYGPTVGDKVRLADTELFIEVEKDLTVYGEEVKFGGGKVIRDGMGQSQITRAGGAVDTVITNALVVDALAGIVKADIGLKDGRIAAIGKAGNPDTQAGVTIVIGPGTEIIAGEGKILTAGGFDAHIHFICPQQIEEALMSGITTMLGGGTGPAHGTLATTCTPGPWHMARMIQSFDAFPMNIGLSGKGNASKPAALEEMVLAGACSLKLHEDWGTTPAAIDCCLSVADEYDVQVMIHTDTLNESGFVENTVAAIQGRTIHAFHTEGAGGGHAPDIIKVCGLPNVIPSSTNPTRPYTVNTLAEHLDMLMVCHHLSPSIPEDIAFAESRIRKETIAAEDILHDIGAFSIISSDSQAMGRVGEVAIRCWQTADKMKRQRGALPGETGDNDNFRVRRYIAKYTINPAIAHGLSKEIGSITVGKRADLVLWNPAFFGVKPEMVLVGGSIAAAPMGDPNASIPTPQPMHYRPMFGAYGKALTNSSVTFVSKAAFDAGLRDRLGVDKAMIAVENTRGGIGKHSMVLNDATPHVEVDPETYEVRADGELLTCEPATVLPMAQRYFLF; translated from the coding sequence ATGGCCAGGATAAGCCGCGCCGCCTATGCGCAGATGTATGGACCGACGGTCGGCGACAAGGTTAGGCTCGCCGACACCGAGCTCTTCATCGAGGTCGAGAAGGACCTCACCGTCTATGGCGAGGAAGTGAAATTCGGCGGCGGCAAGGTCATCCGCGACGGCATGGGCCAGAGCCAGATCACGCGGGCGGGCGGCGCGGTCGATACGGTCATCACCAATGCGCTGGTCGTGGATGCGCTTGCCGGCATCGTCAAGGCCGATATCGGCCTGAAGGACGGCCGCATCGCCGCGATCGGCAAGGCCGGCAATCCGGACACGCAGGCCGGCGTCACCATCGTCATCGGGCCCGGCACGGAGATCATCGCCGGCGAAGGCAAGATCCTGACGGCCGGCGGCTTCGACGCGCATATCCACTTCATCTGCCCGCAGCAGATCGAGGAAGCGCTGATGAGCGGCATCACCACGATGCTCGGCGGCGGCACCGGTCCGGCGCATGGCACCCTGGCCACCACCTGCACGCCCGGCCCGTGGCACATGGCGCGCATGATCCAGTCCTTCGACGCCTTTCCGATGAATATCGGCCTGTCGGGCAAAGGCAACGCCTCAAAGCCGGCGGCGCTGGAAGAGATGGTGCTGGCCGGCGCCTGCTCGCTGAAGCTGCACGAGGACTGGGGCACGACGCCGGCGGCCATCGACTGCTGCCTGTCGGTCGCCGACGAGTACGACGTGCAGGTGATGATCCACACCGACACGCTGAACGAATCCGGCTTCGTCGAGAACACGGTGGCGGCTATTCAAGGCCGCACAATCCACGCTTTCCACACCGAAGGCGCCGGCGGCGGCCATGCGCCCGACATCATCAAGGTCTGCGGCCTGCCCAACGTTATCCCGTCCTCGACCAACCCGACCAGGCCCTACACGGTCAACACGCTGGCCGAGCACCTCGACATGCTGATGGTCTGCCATCATCTGTCGCCATCGATCCCGGAGGACATCGCCTTCGCCGAAAGCCGCATTCGCAAGGAGACGATCGCGGCCGAGGACATCCTGCACGACATCGGCGCCTTCTCCATCATCTCCTCCGACAGCCAGGCCATGGGCCGGGTCGGCGAGGTGGCGATCCGCTGCTGGCAGACCGCCGACAAGATGAAGCGCCAGCGCGGCGCGCTGCCGGGCGAAACCGGCGACAACGACAATTTCCGGGTCCGCCGCTACATCGCCAAATACACCATCAACCCGGCCATCGCGCACGGGCTGTCGAAGGAGATCGGCTCGATCACCGTCGGCAAGCGGGCCGATCTGGTGCTGTGGAACCCAGCCTTCTTCGGCGTCAAGCCGGAGATGGTGCTGGTCGGCGGCTCGATCGCGGCAGCGCCCATGGGCGATCCCAACGCTTCCATCCCGACGCCGCAGCCGATGCACTACCGGCCGATGTTCGGCGCCTACGGCAAGGCGCTGACCAATTCCTCGGTGACCTTCGTTTCGAAGGCCGCCTTCGATGCCGGTCTGCGCGACAGGCTGGGCGTCGACAAGGCGATGATCGCCGTCGAGAACACGCGCGGCGGCATCGGCAAGCATTCCATGGTGCTCAACGACGCCACGCCGCATGTCGAGGTCGATCCCGAAACATACGAAGTGCGGGCCGACGGCGAGCTGTTGACCTGCGAGCCCGCCACCGTGCTGCCGATGGCGCAGAGGTATTTTCTGTTTTAG
- a CDS encoding glutathione S-transferase family protein — protein MYKAVGSRGSRVSRVLWMLEELGQPYEFVEVKLRSPEAYALNPSGKVPILIDGELKITDSAAICVYLADKHADKGMGANPGLAGRAEMDSWMHFAQSELEAPLWNKLRHRFLLPKDIRVDVGPAAAYDFASEIKALDRRLGDKPYALGDRFSAVDILLGDMGGWARAGRFPIESDRVNAYFDRVLERPARARAQANGGAMT, from the coding sequence ATGTACAAGGCCGTCGGATCGCGCGGCTCCCGGGTCAGCCGGGTGCTCTGGATGCTCGAGGAGCTCGGGCAGCCCTACGAGTTCGTCGAGGTCAAGCTGCGCTCGCCGGAGGCTTACGCGCTCAACCCGTCCGGCAAGGTACCGATCCTGATCGACGGCGAGTTGAAGATCACGGATTCGGCGGCGATCTGCGTCTATCTGGCCGACAAGCATGCCGACAAGGGCATGGGCGCCAATCCCGGTCTTGCCGGCCGCGCCGAGATGGATTCCTGGATGCATTTCGCCCAAAGCGAGCTGGAAGCGCCGCTGTGGAACAAGCTGCGTCACCGGTTCCTGCTGCCCAAGGATATTCGCGTCGATGTCGGTCCGGCCGCAGCCTATGATTTCGCATCCGAAATAAAAGCGCTGGATCGCCGGCTTGGCGACAAGCCCTATGCGCTGGGCGACCGGTTCTCCGCGGTCGACATCCTGCTCGGCGATATGGGCGGCTGGGCGCGCGCCGGCCGTTTCCCGATCGAGTCCGACCGGGTGAATGCCTATTTCGACCGCGTCCTCGAACGCCCCGCCCGTGCAAGGGCGCAAGCCAATGGCGGAGCCATGACATGA
- the ureE gene encoding urease accessory protein UreE: MKLNITTDFTKFPRAVSVLAAGDPASSAPYDKAVLPHDERHLRRRAIETAAGDKVLVDLPEPVALNDGDRLVLEDGRQIEIVAAPEEVYDIRARDAVHLTELAWHIGNRHLAAAIEADRILILRDHVIKAMLEGLGATVNEVSQPFSPVRGAYSGHGYDHAHSHHHHDHDHHGHRHGHDHDHEGHDSHDHDHHHHDHGHHHHHD; this comes from the coding sequence ATGAAGCTCAACATCACCACCGATTTCACCAAATTTCCCCGCGCCGTCTCGGTGCTTGCCGCCGGCGATCCGGCTTCGAGCGCACCCTACGACAAGGCCGTGCTGCCGCATGACGAGCGGCATCTGCGCCGCCGCGCCATAGAGACGGCGGCCGGCGACAAGGTGCTGGTCGACCTGCCCGAGCCGGTGGCGCTCAATGATGGCGACCGGCTGGTGCTGGAAGACGGCCGCCAGATCGAGATCGTCGCGGCGCCCGAGGAGGTCTACGACATCCGCGCCCGCGACGCCGTTCATCTCACCGAGCTTGCCTGGCACATCGGCAACCGTCACCTTGCCGCGGCGATCGAGGCGGACCGCATCCTCATCCTGCGCGATCATGTCATCAAGGCGATGCTTGAAGGCCTTGGCGCCACGGTGAACGAGGTTTCGCAGCCGTTCAGCCCGGTGCGCGGCGCCTATTCCGGGCATGGCTACGACCACGCCCATTCGCACCACCACCATGACCATGATCATCATGGCCATCGCCATGGCCATGACCACGACCACGAGGGCCACGATAGCCACGATCATGACCATCACCACCACGATCACGGCCACCATCACCACCATGACTGA
- a CDS encoding urease accessory protein UreF translates to MTDQPSSIALLRLMTWLSPAFPVGGFSYSHGLERAVQDGLIADREDLAGWLETLVEMGSGWNDAVLFAESWRRVRNDGDLAEVAALAEALAGSRERHLETMLQGTAFLQAATVWPSQALQRLPADCPYCVAVGAVAGSGGVGLAESLCAFLQAFFSNLVQAAIRLGVVGQSDAVVLLAGFESLALATASRAAASSLDDLGGATFVSDIAAMNHETQYSRLFRS, encoded by the coding sequence ATGACTGACCAGCCGTCGTCGATAGCGCTGCTGCGGCTGATGACCTGGCTGTCGCCGGCCTTTCCGGTCGGCGGCTTCTCTTATAGCCACGGCCTCGAGCGCGCCGTGCAGGATGGACTGATCGCGGATCGCGAGGATCTCGCCGGCTGGCTGGAGACGCTGGTCGAGATGGGGTCGGGGTGGAACGACGCCGTGCTCTTCGCCGAAAGCTGGCGCCGCGTTCGTAATGACGGCGACCTGGCGGAAGTCGCAGCACTTGCCGAGGCGCTTGCCGGATCGCGGGAGCGTCATCTCGAAACCATGCTGCAGGGCACGGCTTTTCTCCAGGCTGCAACCGTCTGGCCGTCTCAGGCGCTGCAGCGACTGCCGGCCGATTGTCCCTATTGCGTTGCGGTCGGCGCCGTTGCGGGCAGCGGGGGTGTCGGCCTCGCGGAATCGCTTTGCGCCTTCCTGCAGGCTTTCTTCTCCAATCTCGTGCAGGCGGCGATCAGGCTTGGCGTCGTCGGTCAAAGCGATGCCGTCGTGCTGTTAGCCGGCTTTGAATCTCTGGCGCTGGCAACCGCATCACGCGCCGCCGCTTCCAGCCTGGACGATTTGGGCGGCGCGACCTTTGTCTCCGACATAGCGGCGATGAATCACGAAACCCAATACTCGCGGCTGTTCCGCTCATGA
- a CDS encoding DUF3995 domain-containing protein, which translates to MIVLAVALSFILLLITTLHVYWGIGGIWPGTDQASCARAVVGFRGVDEMPSTFASFAVAACLALATLWPLALAGVFATPFPREGLAATALMIGLFFLGRGIAGFTPWWRRLAPEQPFARLDQSLYSPFCLLIGLGFVILSISEFPA; encoded by the coding sequence ATGATCGTGCTTGCCGTCGCTCTCTCCTTCATCCTGCTCTTGATCACCACCCTGCATGTCTATTGGGGCATAGGCGGCATCTGGCCGGGCACGGATCAGGCATCCTGCGCCCGCGCCGTCGTCGGCTTCCGCGGTGTCGACGAGATGCCTTCGACCTTCGCGAGTTTTGCCGTCGCCGCGTGCCTCGCGCTCGCGACGCTCTGGCCGCTGGCGCTGGCCGGCGTCTTCGCGACACCCTTTCCACGGGAGGGCCTGGCCGCCACGGCGTTGATGATCGGCCTCTTCTTCCTTGGCCGCGGCATCGCGGGCTTCACGCCCTGGTGGCGAAGGCTCGCGCCCGAGCAGCCTTTCGCGCGGCTCGACCAAAGCCTCTATTCGCCGTTCTGCCTGTTGATCGGGCTGGGCTTTGTCATTCTCTCTATCTCGGAGTTTCCGGCATGA
- the ureG gene encoding urease accessory protein UreG — protein MTSKNGPLRIGIGGPVGSGKTTLTEKLCKALRDDFSIAVVTNDIYTKEDAMMLARLQALPEERIVGVETGGCPHTAIREDASINLRAIAELNKKFPDLDIIFIESGGDNLAATFSPDLADLTLYVISVCQGEEIPRKGGPAITRSDFLIINKSDLAPYVNVNLDVMESDAGRMRGKRPFGFTDLSRGKGLQEVIDFIVEQGGLQSARPAA, from the coding sequence ATGACGTCGAAAAATGGTCCTCTTCGCATCGGCATCGGCGGCCCTGTCGGCTCCGGCAAGACCACGCTCACCGAAAAGCTTTGCAAGGCGCTGCGCGACGATTTCTCCATCGCCGTCGTCACCAACGACATCTACACGAAGGAAGATGCGATGATGCTCGCGCGGCTGCAGGCGTTGCCTGAAGAGCGCATCGTCGGGGTCGAGACCGGTGGCTGTCCGCACACCGCCATCCGGGAGGACGCCTCGATCAATCTGCGGGCGATAGCTGAGCTGAACAAAAAGTTTCCGGATCTCGACATCATCTTCATCGAATCCGGTGGCGACAATCTCGCCGCCACCTTCTCGCCGGACCTTGCCGACCTGACGCTCTATGTCATCTCGGTCTGCCAGGGCGAGGAGATTCCGAGGAAGGGCGGCCCGGCCATCACCCGCTCCGATTTCCTGATCATCAACAAGAGCGATCTGGCGCCCTATGTGAACGTCAACCTCGACGTCATGGAGTCGGATGCCGGCCGCATGCGCGGCAAAAGGCCGTTCGGTTTCACCGACTTGTCGCGCGGCAAGGGCTTGCAGGAGGTGATCGACTTCATCGTCGAGCAGGGCGGGCTGCAGTCGGCGCGCCCGGCGGCTTGA
- a CDS encoding class II aldolase and adducin N-terminal domain-containing protein — translation MSLARLHKEPLSNLPYYEERVDLAAAFRWTARLNMHEAVANHFSLSVNEDGTKFLMNPNQVHFSRIKASDLLLIDANDPDTLSGPNAPDPTAWGLHGAIHRNVPHARCAMHVHSIHATVLASLADSTLPPVDQNSAMFFNRHVVDANYGGLAFEEEGERCSQLLTDPKVKVMVMGNHGVMVIGDTVADTFNRMFYFERAAETYIKALWTGRPLRTLSDEIAEKTAREMDDYPGQAERHLAELKAILDEEEPVYRN, via the coding sequence ATGAGCCTTGCCCGCCTGCACAAGGAGCCGCTGAGCAACCTGCCCTATTACGAGGAGCGGGTCGACCTTGCCGCCGCCTTCCGCTGGACTGCCCGGCTCAACATGCACGAGGCGGTGGCCAACCACTTCTCGCTGTCCGTCAATGAGGACGGCACGAAGTTCCTGATGAACCCGAACCAGGTGCATTTCTCGCGCATCAAGGCGAGCGACCTGCTCCTGATCGACGCCAACGATCCCGACACGCTGTCCGGCCCCAACGCGCCCGACCCGACCGCCTGGGGCCTGCATGGCGCCATCCATCGCAACGTCCCGCATGCGCGCTGCGCCATGCATGTCCATTCGATCCACGCCACGGTGCTTGCCTCGCTGGCCGATTCGACGCTGCCGCCGGTCGACCAGAACTCGGCCATGTTCTTCAACCGCCATGTCGTCGACGCCAATTATGGCGGGCTGGCTTTCGAGGAAGAGGGCGAACGCTGCTCACAGCTTCTCACCGACCCCAAGGTCAAGGTGATGGTCATGGGCAATCACGGCGTGATGGTCATCGGCGACACCGTCGCCGACACCTTCAACCGCATGTTCTATTTCGAGCGCGCCGCCGAGACCTACATCAAGGCGCTGTGGACCGGCCGTCCGCTGCGTACGCTCTCCGATGAGATCGCCGAGAAGACCGCGCGCGAGATGGACGATTATCCGGGCCAGGCCGAGCGCCATCTGGCCGAGCTGAAAGCGATCCTCGACGAGGAAGAGCCGGTCTACCGGAATTGA